In Synechococcus sp. UW69, a single genomic region encodes these proteins:
- a CDS encoding aminotransferase class I/II-fold pyridoxal phosphate-dependent enzyme, translating into MPTSKRLASLGNAVFARVDAAKHAYRVQASSSARPDLVDLSIGSSDLRPPTALLETMASAVMDPSSGSYCLQTGLRPLHAAVADWCRHRFDVVVDPEQEVQFLVGSQEGTAHLPLAVLDAGDAALHLDPCYPSHTGGLHLAAARTKALPLSPEQDWRPDLTGLTSSLWDQLKLFVLGYPHNPSARVGDQEDLNQIMATGARHDVVIAHDNPYVDLALDGQPPCLLQAPNWRTSGIEFFSLSKGWCLGGFRLGFAVGAAPVIAALRRTKAVIDFNQSLALQQGAIQALQAFPDWPQQLHPIYRERRDRVVETLTARGWSVPCPEMAMYLWFPLPAAARRQGWSDEDAARELLQRSGVALTPGSGFGAGGRQWLRMALVRPVNELVEAASRLADAMDG; encoded by the coding sequence ATGCCAACCTCTAAGCGGCTCGCGTCGCTGGGCAACGCCGTTTTCGCCCGCGTTGATGCTGCCAAGCATGCTTACCGGGTCCAGGCGTCGTCATCTGCGCGTCCAGATCTGGTGGATCTCTCCATCGGATCGTCCGATCTTCGGCCACCCACGGCCCTGCTCGAAACGATGGCCTCAGCGGTCATGGATCCCAGCAGTGGTTCCTATTGCCTTCAGACCGGTCTGAGGCCTCTGCATGCCGCCGTCGCGGACTGGTGTCGCCATCGCTTCGATGTCGTCGTGGATCCCGAGCAGGAGGTTCAGTTCCTGGTGGGATCCCAGGAAGGAACCGCCCATCTGCCGCTGGCGGTGCTCGATGCAGGTGACGCTGCCCTGCATTTGGACCCCTGTTATCCGTCCCACACCGGTGGGCTACATCTTGCGGCAGCAAGAACCAAGGCCTTGCCGCTTTCCCCGGAACAGGACTGGCGACCGGATCTGACGGGACTTACCTCCTCGCTCTGGGATCAGCTCAAGTTGTTCGTGCTGGGCTATCCCCACAACCCTTCAGCCAGGGTCGGGGATCAGGAAGACCTCAACCAAATCATGGCCACCGGTGCCCGGCACGATGTGGTGATTGCTCACGACAATCCCTATGTCGATCTTGCCCTGGATGGGCAGCCTCCCTGCCTGTTGCAGGCTCCGAACTGGAGGACGTCCGGAATTGAATTTTTCTCCCTGTCGAAGGGCTGGTGCCTAGGAGGGTTCAGGCTGGGTTTTGCGGTTGGTGCAGCGCCAGTGATTGCCGCATTGCGTCGCACCAAGGCTGTTATCGATTTCAATCAGAGCCTGGCTCTGCAGCAGGGTGCGATCCAGGCGTTGCAAGCCTTCCCTGATTGGCCGCAGCAGTTGCATCCGATCTATCGCGAGCGCAGGGATCGTGTGGTGGAGACCCTCACGGCACGTGGATGGTCGGTTCCCTGTCCAGAGATGGCGATGTACCTGTGGTTCCCCTTGCCTGCTGCGGCCCGTCGTCAGGGCTGGAGTGATGAGGATGCCGCCAGGGAACTGCTCCAGCGCAGCGGTGTCGCGCTGACCCCAGGGTCGGGTTTTGGTGCCGGCGGCCGCCAGTGGCTGCGTATGGCGCTGGTACGGCCCGTCAACGAACTGGTGGAGGCCGCATCGCGTCTTGCGGATGCAATGGATGGCTGA
- a CDS encoding response regulator transcription factor, with translation MSLESQPRLRVLLVDDEHKLTDLLRLELDVEGYDVDVASDGATGLIRSRSEPAPDLIILDWNLPDFSGIDICQRIRAGGITIPILMLTGHDEITDRVKALDAGVDDYLVKPFSIDELMARLRAMHRRAETFSGPANGSDVNEVLQVADLSMNTRTRDVKRGDRAIKLSVKEYDLLNFLMRGAGRVLERQEIMHGVWGENFYGDDNLLDVYIRYLRQKVELDDAPALIHTVRGVGFILREQSS, from the coding sequence ATGTCACTGGAATCCCAGCCCCGTCTCCGTGTCCTTCTTGTTGACGACGAACACAAACTGACCGATCTGCTTCGTCTGGAGCTTGATGTTGAGGGGTACGACGTTGATGTCGCTTCTGATGGAGCGACCGGCCTGATCCGCAGCCGCTCCGAACCTGCTCCCGACCTGATCATCCTTGATTGGAACTTGCCGGACTTCAGCGGCATCGACATCTGTCAGCGCATCCGAGCCGGGGGAATCACCATCCCAATCCTGATGCTCACGGGGCACGACGAAATCACCGATCGGGTCAAAGCTCTGGATGCCGGGGTTGATGATTACCTGGTCAAGCCCTTTTCCATCGACGAATTGATGGCGCGGCTGCGTGCCATGCACCGCCGCGCTGAAACGTTCTCAGGGCCCGCCAATGGATCCGACGTCAACGAAGTTCTCCAGGTCGCCGACCTCTCCATGAACACCCGGACCCGGGATGTGAAACGTGGAGATCGAGCCATCAAACTGTCCGTGAAGGAATACGACCTGCTCAATTTCCTGATGCGAGGTGCCGGCAGGGTGCTGGAACGTCAGGAGATCATGCATGGGGTCTGGGGAGAAAACTTTTACGGAGACGACAACCTCCTCGATGTCTACATCCGCTATCTGCGTCAAAAAGTCGAACTGGACGATGCTCCAGCCCTGATCCATACCGTCCGCGGCGTTGGATTCATCCTCAGGGAACAATCGAGCTGA
- a CDS encoding NAD(P)H-quinone oxidoreductase subunit N, with protein sequence MPDMGAFLLATQAMAAPGELLNLSLNASAVLPEGAVLLAMIATLLVDLAGEKVATRWVPPICYLGLGSSLVLLALQWNAPLEPSFLGAFLADNLAVAFRAVIALSTLLSLLISWRYAEKSGTPVGEYAAILLAATLGAMLLCGATDLVSVFISLETLSVASYLLSGYMKRDARSSEAALKYLLVGSAAAAVFLYGSSLLYGLSGSTSLDTIGLALQTSTTPLAALALVFVLATVAFKIAAVPFHQWTPDVYEGSPTPVVAFLSVGSKAAGFALALRILVGCFGAFDGQWKLLFTVLAVLSMTLGNVVALAQTSMKRMLAYSSIGQAGFVMIGMVCGTEDGFAAMVLYMAAYLFMNLGAFACIILFSIRTGSDRISDYAGLYQKDPLITLGLSLCLLSLGGIPPMLGFFGKIYLFFAGWANHQYLLVVVGLVTSVVSIYYYISVIKMMVVKEPQEASDVVKAYPEVNWSLMGMQPLRVALIGCVAITAVGGILSNPLFQWANTAVSGTPLLQQAIALSSLKGLG encoded by the coding sequence ATGCCCGACATGGGTGCATTCCTTCTCGCCACCCAGGCCATGGCCGCCCCTGGTGAGCTGCTGAATCTCTCTCTCAATGCCTCCGCAGTACTGCCTGAAGGCGCAGTGCTGCTGGCGATGATTGCCACCCTCTTGGTGGACCTGGCCGGTGAAAAGGTCGCCACACGTTGGGTACCCCCGATTTGCTATCTCGGCTTGGGCAGCTCCCTTGTCCTGCTGGCCTTGCAGTGGAATGCGCCCCTAGAGCCCTCGTTCCTCGGGGCCTTTCTCGCCGACAACCTTGCGGTGGCCTTCAGGGCTGTCATCGCCCTGTCCACCCTGCTGTCGCTGCTGATCAGCTGGCGCTATGCCGAGAAGAGCGGTACTCCTGTTGGCGAATACGCAGCCATCCTTCTCGCCGCCACACTCGGGGCGATGCTGCTTTGCGGCGCAACAGATCTGGTGAGTGTGTTCATTTCACTGGAGACGCTCTCCGTGGCCAGCTACCTGCTGTCGGGCTACATGAAGCGGGATGCCCGCAGCTCCGAAGCAGCGCTCAAATATTTACTGGTGGGTTCGGCAGCTGCGGCTGTTTTTCTCTATGGCTCCTCGTTGCTGTACGGCCTAAGCGGCAGCACAAGCCTCGACACCATCGGACTCGCCCTGCAGACCAGCACCACTCCTCTCGCCGCCTTGGCATTGGTATTTGTGCTGGCCACAGTTGCCTTCAAGATCGCTGCAGTTCCCTTCCACCAGTGGACTCCAGACGTCTACGAGGGCTCTCCAACCCCTGTGGTGGCTTTCCTGTCCGTGGGCTCCAAAGCTGCGGGTTTTGCTTTAGCTCTCCGCATCCTCGTTGGCTGTTTTGGTGCCTTCGATGGCCAGTGGAAGCTGTTGTTCACAGTGCTGGCCGTTCTGAGCATGACCCTCGGAAACGTGGTGGCTCTGGCACAGACCTCAATGAAGCGAATGTTGGCCTACAGCTCCATCGGCCAGGCCGGCTTCGTGATGATCGGCATGGTCTGCGGCACCGAAGACGGTTTCGCCGCGATGGTTCTGTATATGGCGGCGTACCTGTTTATGAACCTCGGGGCCTTTGCCTGCATCATTCTCTTCTCCATCCGTACGGGCAGTGATCGGATTTCGGATTACGCCGGTCTTTACCAAAAAGATCCCCTCATCACTCTTGGCCTGAGCCTCTGTCTGCTCTCCCTGGGTGGAATCCCACCGATGCTTGGTTTCTTCGGAAAGATCTATCTGTTCTTTGCCGGTTGGGCGAACCACCAATACCTGTTGGTGGTGGTCGGCCTGGTCACTTCTGTGGTCTCGATTTACTACTACATCTCCGTCATCAAGATGATGGTGGTGAAGGAGCCCCAAGAAGCTTCCGATGTCGTCAAGGCCTACCCAGAGGTCAACTGGTCCTTGATGGGCATGCAGCCTCTGCGTGTTGCTCTGATTGGTTGTGTAGCGATCACCGCTGTTGGAGGGATCCTCTCCAACCCCCTCTTCCAGTGGGCCAACACAGCAGTTTCAGGCACACCACTGCTGCAGCAAGCCATCGCTCTGTCCAGCTTGAAAGGCCTTGGCTAA
- a CDS encoding response regulator transcription factor: MEETPKALRVALVEDDPRIQQLICAEITDEGHDCFSFGSAEDFLDAAGSDRFDLVLLDLMLPGMDGLTCLKQLQLKAASGAARRVVIVTALNDDDKRREALSNGAEAYVLKPDLFEQLPQLLRMPSMP; the protein is encoded by the coding sequence ATGGAAGAGACCCCTAAGGCTCTTCGTGTTGCACTCGTTGAGGATGACCCGCGCATTCAGCAACTGATCTGCGCTGAAATCACCGATGAGGGGCACGACTGCTTCAGCTTCGGTTCCGCAGAAGACTTCCTCGACGCAGCAGGCTCCGACAGGTTTGATCTGGTGCTGTTGGACCTCATGCTGCCGGGCATGGACGGCTTGACCTGTCTGAAACAGCTGCAGCTGAAGGCAGCCTCAGGAGCAGCCCGGAGGGTGGTGATCGTGACGGCTCTCAATGATGACGACAAGCGACGCGAGGCTCTCTCCAACGGAGCAGAGGCCTACGTGCTCAAGCCGGATCTGTTCGAACAACTGCCTCAACTGCTCCGGATGCCGTCGATGCCCTGA
- a CDS encoding biotin--[acetyl-CoA-carboxylase] ligase, which translates to MTKHRRPQRGGGRLMAIYRRIAGASARPWTIRRVPVCSSTEDLLAVWLRDQPSLTGPRAVIATHQRRGVGQLGRTWLSPEGGVWISAALPWRSHSSGQAGLLGLALALSVTQRLERRGLSIQIKWPNDLLVQGRKLAGLLPGVVQRGSQLRLLRIGLGLNVRNSVPGEGIALRRLEGQQAADPIRWTAEVLLALDHCHGLGGDGAWCIDGVQARLWSDQLLHPQDGQIWQITGLENDGALRLRQGSRTENWRRWP; encoded by the coding sequence ATGACCAAGCATCGACGCCCTCAACGGGGTGGTGGTCGTTTGATGGCGATCTACCGCCGTATCGCAGGTGCATCAGCGCGCCCATGGACCATTCGTCGGGTGCCTGTGTGCAGCAGTACAGAGGACTTGCTGGCGGTTTGGTTGCGGGATCAGCCCTCGTTGACGGGGCCGCGCGCTGTGATCGCCACCCACCAGCGCAGGGGAGTTGGCCAGTTGGGTCGAACCTGGCTTTCCCCTGAAGGTGGTGTCTGGATCAGTGCCGCTTTGCCCTGGAGGAGTCATTCGTCTGGTCAAGCCGGTCTCCTTGGCTTGGCGCTGGCACTGTCAGTGACGCAACGGCTTGAGCGGCGGGGCCTTTCGATTCAGATCAAATGGCCCAATGACCTGTTGGTTCAGGGTCGTAAATTGGCCGGTCTTCTCCCGGGGGTGGTGCAGCGTGGTTCCCAACTGCGTTTGCTGCGCATCGGACTGGGCCTGAATGTGCGGAATTCTGTTCCTGGCGAGGGCATTGCCCTGCGGAGGCTTGAAGGGCAGCAGGCTGCGGATCCGATCCGTTGGACAGCGGAGGTCCTGCTTGCCTTGGATCACTGTCACGGCCTTGGAGGCGATGGTGCCTGGTGCATCGATGGAGTTCAGGCCCGTCTCTGGTCGGATCAGCTCCTTCATCCTCAGGATGGTCAGATCTGGCAAATCACTGGTCTTGAAAACGATGGTGCTCTTCGGTTGCGTCAGGGTTCAAGGACCGAAAACTGGCGACGCTGGCCCTGA
- a CDS encoding PAS domain-containing protein has product MSSPGAWTEDRIRALREQEDLPFVRADASGIVQEINEPFKAVYGWTEAALLGQSLGLILPPSFRDSHHAGFARFKLTEVSKVLNHPLKLATFCSDGHAIESEHFIVAEKHDDGSWSFAATLRPLMESC; this is encoded by the coding sequence ATGTCGTCACCAGGAGCCTGGACAGAGGATCGAATCCGAGCACTCCGAGAGCAGGAAGACCTCCCGTTTGTTCGTGCTGATGCTTCCGGAATCGTGCAGGAAATCAACGAACCTTTTAAGGCCGTTTACGGCTGGACCGAAGCAGCTCTACTCGGTCAATCCCTCGGTCTGATCCTGCCTCCAAGCTTTCGCGATTCTCATCACGCTGGGTTTGCTCGTTTCAAACTGACGGAGGTGTCGAAGGTGCTGAATCACCCGTTGAAACTGGCAACGTTTTGCTCGGATGGGCATGCCATTGAGAGTGAACATTTCATCGTGGCTGAGAAACACGATGACGGCAGCTGGTCGTTTGCAGCAACGCTGCGACCTTTGATGGAATCGTGCTGA
- a CDS encoding ABC transporter ATP-binding protein — translation MAKGSQAAVAELNEISKIYGSGDLEVKALDQLNLTVREGDYLAVMGASGSGKSTAMNILGCLDRPTRGSYRLNGVAVEQLDDDALADVRNRSLGFVFQQFHLLGHASAMENVMLPMIYAGVPKDERIERAQAALSRVGLAQRLENKPNQLSGGQQQRVAIARAIINRPSLLLADEPTGALDSSTTAEVLELFDELHQQGITLVMVTHEDDVAARAQRIAQFQDGRVLK, via the coding sequence TTGGCTAAGGGATCACAAGCGGCAGTCGCTGAACTCAATGAAATCAGCAAGATCTATGGATCCGGTGATCTCGAGGTCAAAGCACTTGATCAACTGAATCTCACCGTCCGGGAGGGGGATTACCTGGCGGTTATGGGAGCCAGTGGATCCGGCAAAAGCACGGCGATGAATATTCTTGGCTGTCTCGACCGGCCCACTCGTGGGTCTTACCGGCTGAATGGAGTGGCCGTGGAACAGTTGGACGACGATGCGTTAGCGGACGTCCGTAACCGCTCGCTCGGGTTTGTCTTTCAGCAGTTCCATCTCCTTGGTCATGCCAGCGCCATGGAGAATGTGATGCTGCCGATGATCTACGCGGGAGTTCCGAAGGACGAGCGCATTGAGCGCGCCCAAGCGGCCCTAAGCCGCGTTGGCCTAGCGCAGCGTCTAGAGAACAAGCCCAACCAGCTGTCCGGAGGTCAGCAGCAACGGGTTGCCATCGCCAGGGCCATCATCAATCGCCCCAGCCTTCTGCTGGCGGACGAACCCACTGGCGCCCTTGATTCCAGCACCACCGCCGAGGTGCTGGAGCTGTTTGATGAACTTCACCAGCAGGGCATCACCTTGGTGATGGTCACCCATGAGGACGATGTTGCGGCCAGAGCGCAGCGGATTGCGCAGTTCCAGGATGGTCGGGTGCTCAAGTGA
- a CDS encoding M23 family metallopeptidase, which yields MSHPVLSWLAAIWMLIPPAAAQGFDQSLDALERQRVITPQERKMLQRGGAPAVPMGRSRFEDACRSGALSRRECASGVARRSPGAPSSARVRLIPSKQPLRIPVSALLARDGGRFRLESVFAVTPRPLPSPGNGDSRLLFPVAGDAFKSSGFGWRLHPILGSWLMHAGRDFAAPEGTPVVAALSGQVLTSGLAGGYGVAIELEHADPLRRTLYGHLSEIYVRPGQQVRQGEVIGRVGSTGLSTGPHLHFELRTPSRAGWQAVDPGDLDLSSVMSLENDPVSVLLGQVLRSLERQQP from the coding sequence ATGTCTCATCCAGTGCTGAGCTGGTTAGCGGCGATCTGGATGCTGATCCCACCAGCGGCTGCTCAGGGTTTTGACCAGTCTCTTGATGCTCTGGAGCGCCAACGGGTGATCACTCCCCAGGAGCGCAAGATGCTCCAGCGTGGTGGTGCTCCAGCGGTTCCCATGGGCCGCAGTCGTTTCGAAGACGCCTGTCGCAGTGGGGCTCTGTCGCGTCGTGAGTGTGCCTCCGGTGTGGCTAGGCGTTCGCCTGGGGCACCATCCTCTGCCCGTGTTCGCTTGATCCCCTCCAAGCAGCCGCTGCGTATTCCCGTGTCAGCGCTTCTCGCCCGCGATGGTGGCAGATTCCGGTTGGAATCCGTCTTTGCGGTCACGCCGCGTCCTCTGCCAAGCCCTGGAAACGGCGATAGCCGACTGCTCTTCCCTGTTGCTGGAGACGCCTTCAAGAGCAGTGGGTTTGGCTGGCGTCTGCATCCGATCCTGGGGAGTTGGCTGATGCATGCCGGTCGGGATTTCGCGGCACCTGAGGGGACTCCCGTCGTGGCAGCTCTCTCCGGCCAGGTCTTAACCAGTGGTCTTGCGGGGGGCTATGGCGTCGCCATCGAACTGGAACATGCCGATCCATTGCGTCGCACGCTCTATGGCCACCTCTCGGAGATCTACGTACGACCCGGTCAGCAGGTGCGCCAGGGAGAGGTGATTGGACGCGTTGGCAGCACAGGACTAAGCACGGGTCCGCATCTGCATTTCGAGTTGCGCACACCATCGCGGGCTGGTTGGCAGGCCGTTGATCCAGGGGATTTGGATTTGTCCTCTGTGATGAGTCTCGAAAATGATCCTGTCTCGGTGCTGCTTGGCCAGGTGTTGCGAAGCCTTGAACGGCAGCAGCCCTAA
- a CDS encoding PAS domain-containing sensor histidine kinase, whose product MNSSASSSSSSRDSELIAQLRQSLGMLQVAFDAASEAMVIVDVDRRIHWANQASAELFVGGVPIQVVNQTLADVLKLRPLDAHAKTALQLLDPQMPLPRTSGESRCHVLSRDGDGSQVQLLRWRPVELIQSSFLLLSLRDLSPEERALVQQQRFMTDLTHELRTPLAIVSGNLQRMARLKNLSNAVSSRLTMAREEMARIQKLIGHLSLLTRLEVDPDLVCCGDHPLGPLLQRWYDASRELAPNLKLQALECGDDVVVQTDPRALMLALDQLLDNACQHGDRSMPIELTFAGGDGLDHCILEFTSQSLDAPVPSEALERWSSPFSRGKPDRDGDKVEGPGLGLALARELVSGCGGMLTLHQQPSSQGTSTIVRLLLRLRASTASGAVEAVVRTDPA is encoded by the coding sequence ATGAACAGCTCAGCCTCCTCTTCGTCATCCTCGAGGGACAGTGAACTGATCGCGCAACTGCGGCAGTCCCTTGGAATGCTGCAGGTCGCTTTCGATGCGGCCAGCGAAGCCATGGTGATCGTCGATGTGGATCGCAGGATCCACTGGGCCAATCAAGCCTCTGCTGAACTGTTCGTGGGAGGGGTTCCGATTCAGGTGGTGAATCAAACCCTGGCTGATGTTCTGAAGCTCAGGCCCTTGGATGCTCACGCCAAAACAGCTCTTCAGCTGTTGGATCCTCAGATGCCTTTGCCGCGAACCTCTGGAGAGAGTCGTTGTCATGTGCTGTCTCGGGATGGAGATGGATCACAGGTGCAGTTGTTGCGTTGGCGGCCGGTCGAGTTGATTCAGTCGTCGTTCCTGTTGCTGTCGTTGCGCGACCTCAGCCCCGAGGAACGGGCCCTGGTTCAGCAGCAGCGCTTCATGACCGATCTGACCCATGAGCTGCGCACGCCCCTGGCGATCGTGAGCGGAAATCTGCAACGGATGGCTCGGTTGAAGAACCTTTCCAACGCAGTGAGCTCCCGCCTCACGATGGCTCGAGAGGAAATGGCCAGGATTCAAAAGTTGATCGGTCATCTCTCGCTGCTAACGCGCCTGGAGGTGGATCCGGATCTGGTCTGCTGTGGCGACCACCCCTTGGGGCCTCTGCTTCAGCGCTGGTATGACGCCTCCCGGGAGTTAGCTCCGAATCTCAAGCTGCAGGCTCTGGAATGCGGGGATGACGTGGTGGTCCAAACCGATCCAAGGGCCTTGATGCTGGCGTTGGATCAGTTGCTCGACAACGCCTGTCAGCACGGCGATCGATCCATGCCGATTGAGCTCACCTTTGCTGGGGGCGACGGGCTGGACCACTGCATCCTGGAGTTCACCAGTCAGAGCCTTGATGCCCCTGTGCCTTCCGAGGCTCTGGAACGGTGGTCGTCACCTTTTTCCCGGGGCAAGCCTGACCGGGATGGCGACAAGGTGGAGGGCCCTGGATTGGGGCTCGCCTTGGCGCGCGAACTGGTCAGTGGGTGTGGAGGAATGCTGACCCTCCACCAGCAGCCCTCATCGCAAGGAACATCCACGATCGTGCGGTTGCTTCTCAGGCTCAGGGCATCGACGGCATCCGGAGCAGTTGAGGCAGTTGTTCGAACAGATCCGGCTTGA
- the topA gene encoding type I DNA topoisomerase — translation MAHTLVIVESPTKAKTIRGFLPKGFKVEASMGHVRDLPNNASEIPASAKGQKWANLGVNTEADFDPLYVVPKDKKKVVRELKDALKGADQLLLATDEDREGESISWHLLQLLAPKVPVKRMVFHEITKEAIGKALDQTRDLDMELVHAQETRRILDRLVGYTLSPLLWKKVAWGLSAGRVQSVAVRLLVQRERARRAFRSGSYWDLKAKLEQSGSAFEAKLTHVGGQRIATGNDFDESTGGLKAGSAVRLLSESEAKALAETVRSNAWTVDAVEEKPTVRKPVPPFTTSTLQQEANRKLRLSARETMRCAQGLYERGFITYMRTDSVHLSDQAINASRSCVESLYGKEYLSKGPRQFSTKARNAQEAHEAIRPSGESFRTPGETGLDGRDLAVYELIWKRTVASQMAEARLTMLSVDLSSGEASFRSSGKRIDFPGFFRAYVEGSDDPDAALEGQEVLLPALSVGDAPKPKAVEPLGHQTQPPARFSEASLVKMLEKEGIGRPSTYASIIGTIVDRGYATLLGNALTPSFTAFAVTALLEEHFPELVDTSFTARMENTLDEISHGKVQWLPYLEGFYKGDEGLETQVQQREGDIDPGASRTIDLEGLSSVVRIGRFGAYLEAKRVSDDGEEELIKATLPREITPADLDEDQAELILKQKADGPESIGEDPETGDLVYLLFGQYGPYVQRGQVSDENPKPKRASLPKGQKPEDLTLEDALGLLRLPRLLGEHPDGGRIQAGLGRFGPYVVWDKGKGEKDYRSLKGDDDVLGVGLSRALELLAMPKRGRGGRTALKDLGKPEGSDETIQVYDGPYGLYVKQGKVNASLPEGKGADDVTLEEAVELLAAKAASKKGARKTAAKKTAAKKPAAKKPAAKKPPATTKTGRLRASAVRVIKPAEN, via the coding sequence GTGGCGCACACCCTCGTCATCGTTGAAAGCCCCACGAAGGCCAAGACCATCCGTGGCTTCCTTCCCAAGGGATTCAAAGTTGAAGCCTCTATGGGGCATGTCCGCGACCTTCCCAACAACGCCAGCGAGATTCCGGCATCTGCCAAAGGGCAGAAGTGGGCCAACCTTGGCGTGAACACGGAAGCGGATTTTGATCCGCTGTATGTGGTCCCGAAGGACAAGAAAAAAGTGGTTCGGGAGTTGAAAGACGCCCTCAAGGGTGCTGATCAGTTGCTGCTGGCAACGGACGAAGACCGGGAAGGAGAGAGCATTAGCTGGCACCTGCTGCAGCTTTTGGCTCCAAAGGTGCCTGTGAAGCGGATGGTGTTCCACGAAATCACCAAGGAAGCCATCGGCAAAGCGCTGGATCAGACCCGCGATCTCGATATGGAGCTGGTCCACGCCCAGGAGACCAGGCGCATCCTCGATCGCCTTGTGGGTTACACCCTTTCTCCTCTCCTCTGGAAAAAGGTGGCCTGGGGGCTCTCCGCGGGACGTGTGCAGTCCGTTGCGGTTCGGCTTCTGGTGCAACGGGAGCGGGCCCGCAGGGCCTTCCGCAGCGGAAGTTACTGGGACCTCAAGGCCAAGCTCGAGCAGTCGGGCAGTGCCTTTGAGGCCAAGCTCACTCACGTGGGTGGACAGCGCATTGCCACCGGCAATGATTTTGATGAAAGCACCGGTGGGCTGAAGGCGGGCAGTGCCGTTCGGCTGCTCAGTGAGAGCGAGGCCAAGGCCTTGGCTGAAACCGTGCGATCGAACGCCTGGACGGTGGATGCGGTGGAGGAGAAGCCCACCGTGCGCAAGCCGGTGCCTCCCTTCACCACCAGCACCCTCCAACAGGAGGCCAATCGCAAGCTACGCCTCTCAGCCCGGGAAACCATGCGCTGTGCCCAGGGGCTCTACGAACGCGGTTTCATCACTTACATGCGGACCGACTCGGTGCATTTGTCTGATCAAGCGATCAATGCATCGCGCAGCTGTGTTGAGAGCCTTTACGGCAAGGAGTATCTGAGCAAGGGGCCGCGGCAATTCAGCACCAAAGCCCGCAACGCCCAGGAGGCTCACGAAGCGATTCGTCCCTCAGGCGAAAGCTTCCGCACCCCCGGCGAAACCGGCCTCGATGGGAGAGACCTGGCGGTCTACGAACTGATCTGGAAGCGCACCGTGGCCAGCCAGATGGCCGAAGCAAGGCTGACGATGCTGTCGGTGGATCTCAGTTCAGGAGAAGCCAGTTTCCGATCCAGCGGCAAGCGCATTGACTTTCCCGGTTTCTTCCGTGCCTACGTGGAGGGAAGTGATGATCCGGATGCAGCACTTGAAGGTCAGGAAGTGTTGTTGCCGGCGCTGAGCGTTGGGGATGCACCAAAGCCGAAGGCTGTTGAGCCGCTGGGTCATCAGACCCAACCCCCGGCACGGTTTAGCGAGGCTTCCCTCGTGAAGATGCTGGAAAAAGAGGGCATCGGCCGGCCCTCGACCTACGCCTCGATCATCGGAACGATCGTTGATCGTGGTTACGCCACGCTCCTGGGCAATGCACTCACCCCCAGCTTCACCGCTTTTGCTGTGACGGCGTTGCTGGAGGAGCATTTCCCCGAGCTGGTCGACACCAGTTTCACCGCTCGGATGGAGAACACTCTGGATGAGATCTCCCACGGCAAGGTGCAGTGGCTTCCCTATCTGGAGGGCTTTTATAAGGGTGATGAGGGTCTTGAAACCCAGGTTCAGCAGCGGGAAGGGGACATCGATCCCGGTGCATCCCGCACCATCGACCTCGAGGGTTTGTCCTCCGTGGTGCGCATCGGCCGTTTTGGCGCCTATTTGGAGGCCAAACGCGTCAGCGACGATGGTGAGGAGGAGCTGATCAAGGCCACCTTGCCCCGGGAGATCACCCCGGCTGATTTGGATGAAGATCAGGCCGAACTGATCCTCAAACAGAAGGCTGACGGCCCCGAATCCATTGGCGAGGATCCGGAAACGGGTGACCTGGTCTACCTGCTGTTCGGTCAGTACGGCCCGTATGTGCAGCGGGGGCAGGTGAGTGATGAGAATCCCAAGCCCAAACGCGCGTCCCTTCCCAAGGGACAGAAGCCTGAGGACCTCACCTTGGAGGATGCGCTTGGACTACTGCGGTTGCCGCGTCTTCTGGGCGAGCACCCGGATGGTGGGCGCATTCAGGCGGGGCTGGGCCGCTTTGGCCCCTACGTGGTTTGGGATAAAGGCAAGGGCGAGAAGGACTACCGATCCTTGAAGGGCGATGACGATGTTCTGGGGGTGGGACTGAGCCGTGCTCTCGAGTTGCTGGCCATGCCCAAACGTGGGCGGGGTGGACGCACCGCCCTTAAAGACCTCGGCAAGCCGGAGGGTAGTGATGAAACGATTCAGGTCTATGACGGCCCCTATGGCCTTTATGTCAAGCAGGGCAAGGTGAATGCTTCGCTGCCGGAAGGCAAGGGTGCTGATGATGTGACCCTCGAGGAAGCGGTAGAACTGCTCGCCGCCAAGGCGGCCTCGAAAAAGGGCGCGCGCAAAACCGCCGCCAAAAAAACAGCGGCAAAGAAGCCAGCAGCCAAAAAGCCTGCGGCTAAAAAACCCCCCGCCACCACAAAGACTGGTCGTCTTAGGGCCAGTGCGGTGCGGGTGATCAAGCCAGCTGAAAACTGA